One region of Paucibacter aquatile genomic DNA includes:
- a CDS encoding PglL family O-oligosaccharyltransferase — protein sequence MNWALLILALAPWASVVNAGFPVSLALSSSGILVLALLIYQLGHGLEVRAGASFSRAVWFEAVSWAFFVAAFFCSLVALIQVFLPALADGDLIARTSIPGRAIGNMRQPNHLALFLILGVSGGVYLADRGRFQFVFGRELFGLLQFGFVLGVALTASRAALACLLMLSAWGWIDKRLGRNTRWVLKTIPVALFLSWVLIAIWAQNSQVQFHAASRLNEGLGSPKRWLVLSDAWSLLKQHPWAGIGWGEFNFAWTMVENSSRVTPVFDHTHNLLMQLLLELGWPVGGLVLFLVFRTLFQLFKSSVNESTEDASLYRCALLMVGSALIFSMVEFPLWYAYFLFPMVFVLGMTASGARCVRLRDQAYAVIPTKYLGALALVISVTAYLDYLRIVVIRDESGLDIPIWENVVEAQQRSVLFPVYADRYAALMLSPGRDALVAARRAAHLICDEPLLMSWSRSLAAEGDLDRARYVAQRLREFKTPQVNDWFEVCNKPPGTAQVLPYQCQAPERRYDLHEMR from the coding sequence ATGAACTGGGCCCTGCTCATTCTTGCGCTGGCCCCATGGGCATCTGTTGTGAACGCGGGATTCCCCGTTTCTCTTGCCTTGTCGAGCAGCGGGATTCTTGTCTTGGCACTGTTGATTTACCAGCTGGGACACGGCTTGGAGGTAAGAGCTGGCGCCTCCTTTTCACGGGCAGTGTGGTTTGAAGCTGTGAGTTGGGCTTTCTTCGTGGCGGCGTTCTTCTGCTCGCTGGTCGCCCTGATTCAAGTTTTTCTGCCTGCCTTGGCCGATGGTGATTTGATCGCCCGAACGAGTATTCCGGGTCGAGCCATCGGCAATATGCGGCAGCCCAATCATCTCGCCCTGTTTTTGATTTTGGGTGTCTCCGGCGGCGTTTACCTCGCCGATCGTGGGCGATTCCAATTTGTATTCGGGCGCGAACTTTTTGGTTTGCTGCAATTCGGATTCGTGCTTGGAGTGGCCTTGACAGCGTCTCGCGCTGCGCTTGCCTGCCTTTTGATGCTGAGCGCTTGGGGGTGGATAGACAAGCGTTTGGGGCGAAATACCCGCTGGGTCCTGAAGACCATACCCGTCGCGCTCTTTCTGTCCTGGGTCTTGATTGCGATTTGGGCTCAGAACAGCCAGGTGCAGTTTCACGCTGCGAGTCGCTTGAATGAAGGTTTGGGGTCTCCAAAGCGTTGGCTGGTTTTGAGTGATGCGTGGAGTCTTTTAAAGCAACATCCATGGGCGGGCATAGGTTGGGGCGAGTTTAATTTCGCCTGGACTATGGTTGAAAATAGCAGTCGCGTCACGCCAGTATTTGATCATACTCACAATTTGCTGATGCAATTGTTGTTGGAGCTGGGCTGGCCAGTGGGCGGGCTGGTTCTGTTTTTGGTGTTCAGAACGCTTTTTCAACTGTTCAAATCTTCAGTGAATGAATCAACTGAAGATGCCAGCTTGTATCGTTGCGCGCTTTTGATGGTCGGCTCGGCCTTGATATTTAGCATGGTGGAATTCCCACTTTGGTACGCGTATTTCTTGTTTCCGATGGTTTTTGTTCTCGGCATGACAGCGAGCGGCGCGCGCTGCGTTCGCCTTCGTGACCAAGCTTATGCTGTCATCCCGACAAAGTATCTGGGTGCTTTGGCCCTGGTCATCTCAGTTACTGCTTATTTGGACTATCTGCGCATCGTTGTCATTCGAGATGAATCGGGTCTCGATATACCGATTTGGGAGAACGTGGTCGAAGCGCAGCAGCGCTCGGTGCTATTTCCCGTGTACGCGGATCGATACGCGGCGCTGATGTTGTCACCAGGGCGAGACGCCTTGGTCGCCGCGCGCCGTGCCGCTCACCTGATTTGCGATGAGCCTCTTTTGATGTCGTGGTCCAGATCCCTGGCCGCAGAGGGTGATCTGGACCGGGCCCGTTATGTCGCTCAAAGACTGCGAGAGTTCAAGACCCCGCAAGTCAACGATTGGTTTGAGGTCTGCAACAAGCCACCGGGTACGGCGCAGGTCTTGCCATACCAATGCCAAGCTCCGGAGCGTCGCTACGACTTACATGAGATGCGCTGA
- a CDS encoding pilin — protein MDIVRASSDGFTLVELLIGILIIGVLAAVAVPIYRDYVDRARISEAVTMVQPVFLAASEMCVINALGSATSAQLGTDAPAVFATEKVVASISTTDVSNDGLLVTVVFKSFGGVSAGSTLVYKGVCTNRSMNWSVDPTSTLPTKLLPKQA, from the coding sequence GTGGATATTGTGAGAGCTTCTTCAGACGGATTTACTCTGGTTGAGTTGCTGATTGGTATTTTGATAATTGGAGTGCTTGCAGCGGTTGCAGTGCCAATATATCGTGACTATGTGGATAGAGCGCGAATCAGTGAGGCAGTCACGATGGTGCAGCCGGTGTTTTTAGCTGCTTCAGAGATGTGCGTGATCAATGCGCTTGGCAGTGCGACGTCTGCCCAATTGGGCACAGATGCTCCAGCAGTCTTCGCGACGGAAAAGGTTGTTGCTTCGATTTCAACCACGGATGTCAGCAATGATGGCCTGCTTGTAACTGTAGTATTCAAGAGTTTTGGTGGAGTTTCTGCTGGGAGTACATTGGTTTACAAGGGTGTTTGCACCAATCGCTCAATGAATTGGTCTGTGGATCCGACGAGTACTTTGCCGACCAAGTTGCTGCCTAAGCAGGCGTGA
- a CDS encoding MBL fold metallo-hydrolase, whose amino-acid sequence MKIRVLGCSGAIAAGFKTTAFLLDDDVLIDAGTGVGDLALDELARIDHILVTHSHLDHVLSIPLLADSVLRLRAEAGRPPIQVHGLPQTLQALRQHIFNGVIWPDFTRLPSAERPVLSLHAFEVGEVLELGGRRVEVLSAAHTVPACGFAIAGLRGHWVFTGDTGPNPALWARLAQLQVSHLVIETAFSNDEQSLADLSRHLSPARLGVELAQLAGSVAVQITHIKPGEGLAVMEEIAALASRHRIEALVAGMVMDLD is encoded by the coding sequence ATGAAAATTCGCGTCCTCGGCTGCTCGGGTGCCATTGCAGCCGGCTTCAAGACCACCGCTTTCTTGCTCGACGACGATGTGCTCATCGACGCCGGCACGGGCGTGGGCGACCTGGCGCTCGACGAGCTGGCGCGCATCGACCACATCCTGGTCACCCATTCCCATCTGGACCATGTGCTGTCCATCCCGCTGCTGGCCGATTCGGTGCTGCGCCTGCGCGCCGAGGCGGGCCGGCCGCCGATCCAGGTGCATGGCCTGCCTCAAACCCTGCAGGCGCTGCGCCAACACATCTTCAACGGCGTGATCTGGCCCGATTTCACCCGGCTGCCCAGCGCCGAGCGGCCGGTGCTGAGCCTGCATGCTTTTGAAGTGGGCGAGGTGCTGGAGCTGGGTGGCCGCCGCGTCGAAGTGCTGAGTGCCGCTCACACCGTGCCGGCCTGCGGTTTTGCCATTGCCGGCCTGCGCGGCCATTGGGTCTTCACCGGCGACACCGGCCCCAATCCGGCGCTCTGGGCCCGCCTGGCCCAGTTGCAGGTCAGCCATCTGGTGATCGAAACCGCCTTCAGCAACGACGAGCAAAGCCTGGCCGACCTCAGCCGCCACCTCAGCCCCGCCCGCCTGGGCGTGGAACTGGCCCAGCTCGCCGGCAGCGTGGCCGTGCAGATCACCCACATCAAACCCGGCGAAGGCCTGGCCGTCATGGAAGAAATCGCCGCTCTGGCCAGCCGCCACCGAATCGAGGCATTGGTGGCTGGGATGGTGATGGATCTGGATTGA
- a CDS encoding ABC transporter substrate-binding protein has product MQRRELMAAAGLLAASPWTQALPDSAAKPKRKVLRTAFNSAEVGFDPPQVSDRTSVAVNAHIFESPLTYDLLARPVQLRPQTAAGLPEVSADFKRFVFTIRPGIFFADDPVFQGRRRELVAQDYVYTVKRFYDPRLKTEHLYQFENAKILGLSELRQHAIERKTAFDYDREVTGLRALDRYRFEVRLAEPDPRFVYLFANAGYTGAVAREVVEAYAEDLLAHPVGTGPFRLKHWRRSSQIVLERNPGFREEIFAPGEVPPDAQSQAIAQALKGRRLPLLDEVQISIIVETQPRWLAFNGGELDLLEMPTEVAPLALPGGQLAPNLRKRGVQAFTSYGADIGFSFFNMEDPVVGGLSPERVALRRAIVLGYDNEAEIRIVYKGQAVPAQTMLPQMAYGHDPALRSEAGHHDMARARALLDLYGYDQRDAEGYRLQPDGSRLTLRRAGTAGSSRQRMIDELWKKQMDALGLRIEFESATFGELIKKALAKQLMIWGYIWSVGDPDGDFILGMGYGPNAGQSNDAQFRLPAYDALYARQRLLANSPERWALLQQLNRLLLSYMPYQPHNHPLRVDLCQAGVRGFIRHPFTRDGWRFVDSLN; this is encoded by the coding sequence ATGCAAAGACGTGAGCTGATGGCCGCCGCCGGCCTGCTGGCGGCCAGCCCCTGGACCCAGGCCCTGCCCGACAGCGCGGCGAAACCCAAGCGCAAGGTTTTGCGCACCGCCTTCAACTCCGCCGAAGTGGGCTTTGACCCGCCCCAAGTTTCCGACCGCACCTCGGTCGCGGTGAACGCCCATATCTTTGAATCTCCACTGACTTACGACCTGCTGGCCCGGCCGGTGCAGCTGCGGCCGCAGACGGCGGCCGGCCTGCCCGAGGTATCCGCCGATTTCAAGCGTTTTGTCTTCACCATCCGGCCCGGCATCTTCTTCGCCGACGACCCGGTGTTCCAGGGTCGGCGGCGTGAGCTGGTGGCGCAGGATTACGTCTACACCGTCAAACGCTTCTACGACCCGCGGCTCAAGACCGAACATCTCTACCAGTTCGAGAACGCCAAGATCCTGGGTTTGAGCGAGCTGCGCCAACACGCCATCGAGCGCAAGACCGCCTTCGACTACGACCGCGAAGTGACTGGCCTGCGGGCGCTGGACCGCTACCGCTTCGAGGTGCGCCTGGCCGAGCCGGACCCGCGCTTTGTGTACCTGTTTGCCAATGCCGGCTACACCGGCGCCGTGGCGCGCGAGGTGGTGGAGGCCTATGCCGAGGACCTTCTGGCGCATCCGGTGGGCACCGGCCCTTTCCGACTCAAGCACTGGCGGCGCAGCTCGCAGATCGTGCTGGAACGCAACCCCGGCTTCCGTGAGGAAATTTTCGCGCCCGGCGAGGTACCGCCCGATGCCCAGAGCCAGGCCATCGCCCAGGCGCTGAAAGGGCGGCGCCTGCCGCTCCTGGACGAGGTGCAGATCAGCATCATCGTGGAGACCCAGCCGCGCTGGCTGGCCTTCAACGGCGGCGAGCTCGACCTGCTGGAGATGCCCACAGAGGTGGCCCCTTTGGCCCTGCCGGGCGGGCAGCTGGCACCCAATCTGCGCAAGCGCGGCGTGCAGGCCTTCACCAGCTATGGCGCCGACATCGGTTTCAGCTTCTTCAATATGGAAGACCCGGTGGTCGGGGGCCTGTCGCCGGAACGCGTGGCCCTGCGCCGCGCCATCGTGCTGGGCTATGACAACGAGGCCGAGATCCGCATCGTCTACAAGGGCCAGGCGGTGCCAGCGCAAACGATGCTGCCGCAAATGGCCTATGGCCACGACCCGGCCCTGCGCAGCGAGGCCGGGCACCACGATATGGCGCGAGCGCGCGCCCTGCTGGATCTGTACGGCTACGACCAGCGCGATGCCGAAGGCTACCGCCTGCAACCGGACGGCAGCCGCCTGACCCTGCGCCGCGCCGGTACCGCGGGCAGTTCACGCCAGCGCATGATCGACGAGCTCTGGAAGAAGCAGATGGACGCGCTGGGCCTGCGCATCGAGTTCGAATCCGCCACTTTCGGTGAACTGATCAAGAAAGCGCTGGCCAAGCAGTTGATGATCTGGGGCTACATCTGGAGCGTGGGCGACCCTGACGGCGACTTCATCCTCGGCATGGGCTACGGCCCCAACGCCGGCCAAAGCAACGACGCCCAGTTCCGCCTGCCCGCCTACGACGCGCTCTACGCCCGCCAACGCCTGCTGGCCAACAGCCCTGAACGCTGGGCACTGCTCCAGCAACTCAACCGCCTGCTGCTCAGCTACATGCCCTATCAGCCCCACAACCATCCCTTGCGGGTGGATCTATGTCAGGCAGGGGTGAGGGGGTTTATCCGGCATCCATTCACGAGGGATGGGTGGAGGTTTGTGGACAGCCTGAACTGA
- a CDS encoding pilin, translated as MKRVQQGFTLIELMIVVAIVGILAAVALPAYQDYTTKGKVAEAPSLAATAIRNAQVLFNEGTLSSSATNATFGLSATATDINGKYVEKVEAAGVSATQATVTVTFRAGVTGNSDVDGKTVVYTINCTAGGSCKTTVGGTVATKFLPKT; from the coding sequence ATGAAGCGCGTTCAACAAGGTTTCACACTGATCGAACTGATGATCGTCGTGGCGATCGTTGGTATCTTGGCTGCGGTCGCTCTGCCCGCGTATCAAGACTACACAACCAAGGGCAAGGTGGCTGAAGCCCCGTCGCTGGCTGCGACGGCCATTCGAAATGCTCAAGTCCTGTTCAATGAAGGTACGTTGTCCAGCTCTGCGACGAATGCAACCTTCGGCTTGTCTGCCACGGCAACCGATATCAATGGCAAATACGTTGAAAAAGTCGAAGCGGCTGGTGTTTCTGCTACCCAGGCAACGGTCACCGTTACTTTCAGAGCTGGTGTGACCGGCAATTCGGACGTGGATGGAAAGACCGTGGTCTACACCATCAATTGCACGGCAGGCGGATCGTGCAAGACGACGGTTGGTGGTACGGTCGCAACCAAGTTCTTGCCGAAGACTTGA